In Lepus europaeus isolate LE1 chromosome 19, mLepTim1.pri, whole genome shotgun sequence, the genomic window ACAATAGTAAAGAAATattcaggggctggagctgtggtgtagcagtagagctgctgcctgtagtgccggcatcccatatgggcatcattttgagtcccggctgctccacttccgatccagctctgtgctgtggcctgggaaagcagtagaagatggcccaggtccttgggcccctgcacccatgtgggagacccggaagaagctcctggctttggatcggcccagctctggccatggcagccatctggggagtgaaccagcggatggaagactctctctctctctctctctctctcctctctctctcctctctctcgctctgcctttcaaatacataatttttttttaaatgcacccACATCTCTTACTAGTGAGTTACGTTTTCATGTTCTACACTGTGATCCTTGAGTCGTCTGAAGCATGTTCTGGTCCAAGGACCTAATTTCTTCCCAGGTGTCTTGGCAGAAGTCCCAGCCCAAGCACGGGATAATTCCTCTTTCAGCCACTCGTGTGAAACGCCGCCGTGCGTCTCCTCGCGCTGTTTGGAGATCTGCTCTGGAAGGACCtcgttttatttttgtttttttaaacatttattcatttacttgacagagttacacagaggagaggcagagagagagagagagtgagagagagagagagggagggagggagggagggagggagggaggtcttccatccgctggttcactccccaattggcctcaacagtcagagctgcactgatccgaagccaggagcctggagcttcctccgggtctcccacatgggtgcaggggcctaagcacttgggccatcttctactgctttcccaggccacagcagagagccggatcggaagtggagcagccaggactcgaaccggagcccataagggatgccggcactgcaaacgGCGGCTTTACCCGGCACAGTGCCGAACCCGACCCCGTTTTAGGTCTTAAAGCTTCGTGCTGTGTGGACTCTTGACAGCATAGTGGGTAAGACAGCGCGAACCCTAGAATGGGCTGCCTGCCTTAGTACCCTGgttactccctccctccctccctccacgcGGTGACGCCATCGCCGCTAGTCGGACTAAGTCTGCCTAGCAACGGACGGTGTCCCTCAGCACCCCACGGGGTGAATGTGCCTGGTAAGTGGAGCTGACCTGGGGGATTGGAGAGAAAATCCTCCGAGGAGCCAGCGGCGAGGGTGGGGACCGGGTCTCAGATGTCGGACCGTGGGGCAGGGCCCCCAGTCCCCCGGCCCGAGGGCTGGGTCGCCGCCCTGGCACGGCGTGGGCTAGAGGGCCTGTGGCGGCTGACGCGGATGTAGGCCCCTCCAGGGCGAACTGACTGCGGCGCAAGATGGAAatggcccctggccctggccgtggCTCTAGCGGACTCTGCGCCCGGGGGTCGCGTGCGCTGCCCCCTCCCACCGCCGACCCCGCCCCAACCGAGCTCCGGAGAAGGCGACCGGTCTCCTGCGGCTCGTGCACCGGTGGCAGGTaaagggggcgggggcggctccCGCTCTGGacccgacctctctctctcaccggaACTGAGGGATCCGGGACCCCCGAGTctcggaggggaggggcagggcagaagcCAGTGGGtccatctccttccctccctcttctcccactCCAGTCGTGGGTGGACCAGCCCTAGAGactcaggaccccccccccccccgtgagtcCTCGGCTGACTCCCAAGCGGACTCCCGTACTCTCCGTCCGTCCAAAGAGTGTCTTAGGGGCCCTGGGGCCGGCTGCCGCTCCCGTGGTGCTTCGGAGCCTGGAGGGCAGAAGGTGCAGCGGGAGGCACGCGAGAGGCGAGAGAGGCCAGGGAGACGCCTCCCGCAGCTCCGGATACACGGGTACACGGCTGTATCAGAATCCCATGCAGGTACGAAGTCTTGGGAGGCGGGGAGCCGGGGGCCGGGCTGGGTGGCCCTGGGACGTTTGTATTACTCTGGAGTATTAGCAGGTACTAAAAATcgtgttttaaaaattctatctGAGAGACACACACGCATAgagcccccacctgctggctcattccccaaatgtctgcaaagaccagggctgggccagtgggcGCAGGAAACGCTGTCCAGTCCCCCAGgggagcccagtcacttgagccatcattgcggTCAGGAAGCTGGGGTCGGAGCTGAGCTGGGAATCCACGGGAATCATGTTTTCAAAGAATCTTACGACCTAGGGAAGCAGTCATGACATAATGTTTATACACTCAGTATATCCAATTTATAAGGaatacacacataggctcataAAGTATGTCCTATATGTAGTATTTAACAGTTATCcaatatactatataatatctaattatattatatatagcctatacataatatataaatatctaaTTTGTGAGAcatatatgcatttttatataaagatttatttatttatttgaaagtcagagtctcacagtgaggagaggcagagagagagagatcttccatccaatggttcactccccaattgactgcaatggctggaactgtgccgatccaaagccaggagccaggagcttctcctgggtctcccacgcaggtgcaggggcccaaggacctgggccatcttctactgttttcccaggccacagcagagagctggatcagaagtggagcagcctggactagatccggtgcccatatgggatgccggtgcttcaggccagggcgttaacctgctgcaccatagtgctggccacaAGACATATATGCATTTTAACGATACACATGATTGGCTGTTTTACAATTAGTGCTTTTTgagtcctatttttaaaaatttgcccaGTTAAACTCAGACATTTTCATGTGTTTGGGATCTCTtttatgttaacttttttttttaagatttattcatttatttgaaagtcggagttatgcagagagagagaggagggagagagagagagagagagagagagagagaggtcttccatctgatggttcactccccaattggctgcaatgaccagaactgtgctgatccaaagccaggagccaggagcttcttccaggtctcccacgcaggtgcaggggcccaaagacctgggccatcttctactgctttcccaggccatagcagagagctggattgcaggtggagcagctgggtctcaaaccagtgcctatataggatgctggcacagcagacggCAGctgtacccgctatgccacagcccctcgTGTAAACTCTCACATGTGTTGTGGAATCACCCCTCCATCTAGCTCCAAAATATGTTCACCAATTCTGCACCCATTCAGCAACAGTTCcccacttctccctctccccgaACACCCCCCACACCCAGAAACCTCTCGtatactctctgtctctgcatttccTCATTTAGATGGTTCACAGGAGTGGACTCACTGCTGggcctttgtgtctggcttactcCACTGAACCAGTGCTTCCAGGGCTCACCCCGGGGACGGGACGGCATGTAGCAGAATCCCACCCCCTTCCAGGGCTCACCCCGGGGACCGCATGTAGCAGAATCCCACCCCCTTGCAGGGCTCACCCCCCCCCCGGGACGGCATGTAGCAGAATCCCACCCCCTTCCagggctcacccccccccccggacGGCATGTAGCAGAATCCCACCCCCTTCCagggctcacccccccccccgggacgGCATGTAGCAGAATCCCACCCCCTTCCAGGGCTCACCCCGGGGACGGCATGTAGCAGAATCCCACCCCCTTCCAGGGCTCACCCCGGGGACCGCATGTAGCAGAATCCCACCCCCTTCCAGGGCTCACCCCGCCCCCCGGGACGGCATGTAGCAGAATCCCACCCCCTTCCAGGGCTCACCCCGGGGACCGCATGTAGCAGAATCCCACCCCCTTCCagggctcaccccccccccccgggacggCATGTAGCAGAATCCCACCCCCTTCCAGGGCTCACCCCGGGGACCGCATGTAGCAGAATCCCACCCCCTTCCagggctcacccccccccccggacGGCATGTAGCAGAATCCCACCCCCTTCCAGGGCTCACCCCGGGGACCGCATGTAGCAGAATCCCACCCCCTTCCAGGGCTCACCCCGGGGACCGCATGTAGCAGAATCCCACCCCCTTCCAGGGCTCACCCCGGGGACCGCATGTAGCAGAATCCCACCCCCTTCCAGGGCTCACCCCGGGGACCGCATGTAGCAGAATCCACCCCCTTCCAGGGCTCACCCCGGGGACCGCATGTAGCAGAATCCCACCCCCTTCCAGGGCTCACCCCGGGGACGGCATGTAGCAGAATCCCACCCCCTTCCAGGGCTCACCCCGGGGACGGCATGTAGCAGAATCCCACCCCCTTCCAGGGCTCACCCCGGACGGCATGTAGCAGAATCCCACCCCCTTCCagggctcacccccccccccgggacgGCATGTAGCAGAATCCCACCCCCTTGCagggctcaccccccccccccgggacggCATGTAGCAGAATCCCACCCCCTTCCAGCCGGCTGGGATTATCGCCACGGGCTCTCAGGGCTCCAGCCAAGTTTTAGCATGAACAAACACTTCATCATTTGCCGCGTGCCCTTAGACAACTTGCAGACAGCTTCGGTAGAATTTTCACAAGCTGTCCTAGAGACAGGGGTCCACGGAGCTGCTCACGCTGCCTCCAGAGGGAAGCTTTTTAGTTCTACCAGTCCCCGTGGCCCACCTAGGAGCAAGGGGACCAGAGAGGAGAAGGCTAGGAGAGCGGAAGGCGGGAAGTGACGGTGACGGACAGCCAGGTGTGGGAACCACTGCTCCGCGCCCTGCGTGCGTCCGTTTGGGCCCACGTTTTCCAAGCAGACCAGATGGAGTGTTGAGCATTGACCGTGCCCTCGGCCCCCCGTGTCCATCAGGTCCATCGGCCGGAATCCATTCAGACAGGACCGACGTTTCCTGGTTGAGGACCTCCGGGTGCTGCCGGAGACTCTGCTCGGCGAGCCCAGGGTCCCCTCGGGAGTTCGGGGCCTGCAAGGAGAGAGCCATGGAGCCCTACGAGGAGTCGTCGGACGTGACGGTGGACGAGCCCTCCCCCAAGCTCTGCCCCTCCAGTTCCCTGTCCTGGATGTTCAAGGCCAAGGGGGTCCGGGCCGCCAGAGTCCAGAACTACTTCACCCAGAGCAAAAGAACCGGGACCGTCTTGACCTCCATCGCCTTCTCCGTCGGGATGGGCAGCCTGTGGCGCTTCCCCTACCTGTGCCACCGCAACGGAGGGGGTAAGGCCGGGCCCAGAGCCCCAGAGGAGGGGCCGGCGGGAGGGACGGGGCTCCCGGCCACTGGAGcgcagccctgcccacccccccgcAGGCAGCTTCATCCTGATCTACTTCCTCATGCTGCTCTTCTTGGGGATCCCCCTGCTGTACATGGAGATGATGATAGGACAGTGGCTGCGGGTGGACAACATCCGGGTCTGGAAGCGTCTGGTGCCCTGGCTGGGCGGCCTGAGCTACGTCAGCATCCTGGTAAGGGGGGGGCCGCTGCCCAGGGCAtccccgcccccgcgcccgcccccgcccctcagGCGCCCgtctcccccgcccctgccccgccccaggcgTGCATGCTGGTGAGCTGCTACAACAGCGCCATCACCTCCTGGAGCATCTTCTACCTGGGCAACGCCTTCCACCCCACGCTGCCCTGGGACTCCTGCCCCCTGCTGAAGAACAGCAGCGGCCCTGGTGAGCACCGGCCGGGGCGGCGGGGCCCGCGGGCGGCAGCGGAGGAAGACGGTGCCCAGAGCCGGGGTTCCCTGCAGGCTTCTCGTGCCTCCAGACCGTGCCGCACCAGCACTTCTGGTACCACAGCGCCCTGCAGGCCTCGGGCCACATCGAGGACGAGCTCCAGGCCTTGGTGCTGACCCTCAGCCTGGGCATCTTCACAACCTGGATCTTCCTCTCCTTCATCCTGGTCACGGGCATCAAGATCTGGATGTCGGTGAGTCCCGGGGAccggcccagccccgccctcccgtGATCCTCTCCGCGCTGGGTAACCTCCGCGGAGCCGTGGGCCCAGCGCCTGTCCAGTTTCCCACTCAGAGTATGTCCTCCAACCCACGCTTTGAGCCCGCCCCTTGTCACCAGACCACGTGTCCCTTCACGTGGACAGCAGCTACGGCAGCTACGGCGGGTCCGGGGGGCGCTCCGGCTGACTGCCTGCTCCCCTGCTCctcccggcccctggcccccaccGTGGACGGCCCCGCCTGCTGCCTCTGCCGAGCCCACGCTGCCCAcgcccctcccactcccccacaGGGCCcacgcccctcccacccccccacagggctcacccccctcccactcccccacgCTGTccacgccccctcccaccccccacagtgctcacccccctcccacccccccattgctcaccccctcccacccccccacagggcccacgccccctcccacccccccacatGGCTcacccctcccactcccccacactgcccacgccccctccccaccccccccactcacccctcccaccccccatgcTCCCACACCCCCTCACCCCTCTCACCCACCCCCCACTCACCCCCTCCCACACCCCAtgctcccaccccccccccgctcaccccctcccacccccccacgctcacccctcccaccccccatgcTCCCACCCCCGCTCACTCCCCccgctcaccccccaccccccatgctcccacccccccactcaccccctcccacccccccatgctcccacccccggtcaccccctcccaccccccatgcTCCCACCCCCCCTCTGCtcacccccccactcccacccccctgctcactccccccccactcaccccctcccaccccccatgcTCCCACCCCCCCTGCTACCCCCTCCCACCACCCCGCTCACCCCCATGCTCCCCCGCActccccccacactgcccacaccccctcccaccccccacactgctcaccccctcccacccccccatgCTCCCACCCCCCGCTCACTCCCCCCCAttcaccccctcccaccccccatgctcccacaccaccaccaccccgctCACTCCCCCCCTGctaccccctcccaccccccatgctcccacccccccactcaccccctcccacccccccgcTCACCCCCccatgctccccccaccccccatgctccccccgctccccctccccccccagcctcGCCCTGACCCCCTGTCAGATGCTCACtttccaggtgctcctcctgtATATTTTCCTGCTCTGCTTCTTCATCCGGGGCCTCTTCCTGGAAGGCGCAGCCAGCAGCCTCAGCCGGATGGTGACCACAGAGGTGGGCCGGGCCAACGCCCCAACCCATCCCCAGCCTCCcaggcctccctccttcctgtcccGCCCCCTCGGCTCTCCAGCTCTACGCCTGTGGTGGTCCCACCCTCTCAGCCCACTGCCCTAACTCCTCTCGCCCACCCACAGCTCTCAGCCTTGGCCTCTCTGGACCTGTGGCGCCAGGCGGGCGGCCACATCCTCTACTCCCTGGGCCTGGGCACGGGCACCGTCATCACCTTCTCCTCCTACAAGGCCGGGAGTGACAGCTGTGTCAGGGTGGCCTCCTTCGTGGCGCTGGTCAGCCTGCTGACCTCGCTGCTGGCCACTTCCATCATCTTCCTGGTGCTGGGGTTCTGGGCCTCCACGAGTGGCCCTGCCTGTGTCGAGAAGTGAGTGAGTGGTCACAAGGAAAGCCCTCCCCACCCATCTGAGCCCCTGTCCACGCACTGGGCCCTCCCATCCAAACGCTCCCCATTGACTGGCAGAACATTCCCGTTATCCTCAGCGAAACCACGGGTGTGCCTGCCCTGAGGTTTCCATACCTGGAAAACGGAGTGAGGGAGGTTTCAAAGCCAGGTGCTCACTCGCCAGGGAGGCCATTCCAGCACTGGCCTGGGCTTGGGCTACAGATTTGAATCCTTGGGGCAGCCTTGAGACCCCTGTGAGACCCTGACTGGCATCGTCTTGGGTGCATCCTGGGATCAGGACCAAGCAGAGCTCTTGTTTTCAGTTAGGATGCATTGAACGAGGCGGAAGTCCACGCTTCCATGATAGCggccattaaaaaatatatagataaaaattatatataataatacatattatgttacataatattatatataattaaaatataatatataaatataatatatatttggtgtatatgtgtgtgtgtgtatatacaccaaAGACTCCaatggaaaagctgggactaACAGCTTCTAGAGCCAGTGCAGTGGCGTGcaaggtgaagcctccacctgcagggccagcatcccatatgggccctggttcaagtcccagctgctccacttcccatccagttctctggccagggagtgcagtggaggatggcccaagtgcttgggccctgcaccccatgggagaccaggagaagcacctggctcctgccatcggaacaacgcggtgtgccggccgcagcggccattggagggtgaaccaacggcaaaaaggaagacctttctctctgtctctctctactgtccactctgcctgtccaaaaaaaaaaaaaaagaactaaaactcaacaataagaggacaaaaatgaaacaaaaacttgAGTATATCAGCGACAGATAAACACATTGGACTGTTCGACGTCATGATTGCTGAAAATCACCAATTTCCAGCAAAGAAACTCCTAGCAAAGTCCTGGTGAGGTCTCACTTTAATGCtgactggaggggctggcgctgtggcgccgCAGGTGAAAGCCccggcctgtggtgccagcatcccatgtggccgccagttcaagtccctgctgctccacttccaagccagctccctgctaatgcgcctgggaaagcagcagaagatggcccaagtgcttgggcccctgcacctgcgtgggagacctgaggaagctcctggctcctgcccttggcttggcccagctgcagccattgtggccatctgaggagtgaaccagagggtggaagacctctctcactgtctctgcttctgcctctctgtaactctgcctttcaaaaactaaaCCAAACCCTGTGAAGTGGGCACCGCCCCAGCTCACACTGTCCAGCAAGACAGCCCCGGCCACACGTGGCCACGGAGCACTTGAAGAATGGCGAGCACGGTGAAGCGCGGCGGAGGGACTTAGTTCTGAGCTTCACCAGTTTGTATGTGAGCAGCCACGTTCACCTGATGGCTGTCACTCTGAACCAGGTGTCCGCAGGGCCGACTCCTCCCGGCGGCGCCCCTCCCCACCCGGGGCCTGCTCTGTGGAGCCTCACCTCACAGTCTGCCCTCACGTCCACCTGGCTGTCTCCCCGGGTGCCCCTGGCTGTCTCCCCGGGTGCCCCTGTCTCAAtgtccccttttctttttttttttaaagatttatttattttatttgaaagtcagagttagagagagaggcagagagggagaaagagagagagagaggtcttccatctgctggttcactccccaaatggctgtaatagctagagctgtgccaatccgaagccaggagtcaggagcttcttccaggtctcccacatgggtgcaggggcccaaggaattgggccatcttctactgctatcccaggccatagcagagatctggacaggaagtggagcagccgggtctcgaaccggcgcccatatgggatgccagcacttcaggccagggcgttaacccactgcaccacagcgctggccccatctatgTCCCCTTTTCATAAGGACACCCGTCCTGTTGGATCAAGGATCCACCCTGCTCCAAGGTGACCTCATCCGAATTGCACCCAAATAAGATCGCGTTCGGAGGTCCTGGGGCTCAGGACGTCCGCGTGGGACCAGTGCGGGGCAGGGTTCGGTCCACGACCCTGGGGCCCCAGCCTGCCTCCACCTGTGGGCCTGTGCGCTGGCTCAGCCCCCGGCCCGGTCCAGGCCTCCGCTGTGCCCCTGACTTGCAGACAGAGAAGGGCCAGCCCTCGCCCAGCCTTTTTCTCCCTACTTCCCCGAAGGAATGTCTCCAATTTGATGGAGCTGGTGTCCATGGGGGTGCTGCCTCGGGACGCCTCGCCCCCCGAAGACCTGTCCACGTGCCCCCTGAAGTTCCTGGCCTGGGTCGCCAGCCTCCCGCAGCACCTGCAGCCTCAGGTCGTACACAGGGCCCCGCCCTGCAGCGTCAAGAAGCAGACGGAAAAGGTGGGttcgcggggcggggggggggggtgcttctcAGAGAACCCCCGAGGGCCCTGGGGGAGACGCGCGTCCCAGCAGCTTCCTGGGCCGCCCACACCTCTCAGCAGGCAGGTGGCGGCCGTAATCACGGGGTCTCTGCTGGGCGGACCTCACCTGGGCACCCCGCCAGCCGTTCACCTGAGACTGACAGCGCTAGCCCATCCCTGCGCCGAGACAGACATTGCTAGTCGATCCCTGCCGTGCCCCCGTCGCGACCTGCCTCTGCCTCAGAGCCCTTGTCGCCCACAGCTGATGGAAGGCCCCGGCCTGGCCTACGCAGCCTTCTCCCAGGTCGTCTCGCTGTTCCCCGGCGCCTCCTTCTGGGCCATCGTCTTCTTCCTGGCCCTGCTCACCACCGGCCTGGGCCCCCTGATGCGGCTCCTGCAGAGCGTCGTCTTGCCCCTGCAGAACTCCGTCCCTGTCTTCGCCAGGCACCCCAAGCTGGCCCCAGGTACCCGGGCTGTCCACCGGGGGGCGCCCGCGCACCCCGCGCCCCCAGAGCTGGCGCGTGGAGCTCAGCGCAGGCCCCTGCCCCGCCTCAGTCATCGTGTGCTCGGGAGGCCTGCTGGGCAGCCTCGCCTTCGGCAGCCGCGCCGGCAGCTACCTCGTGTCGCTGGTGGACGACCACCTGGTCCCGCTCACCCTCGTCGTCGTGGTCACCTTCCAGAACATGGCTCTCGTTTGCATCTATGGCGCCAGGAGGTGACAGgaggagtgccagggtttgatcTGCCCACAGCAGGGAGGGGTCCCCGGGGCCCGGCCGGTCTGAGGACAGAGGGCTGGGGCCGGCCGTTCCCTGGAACGCGGGTTCCCTGACAGCCGCCCCCCGCAGGGCCCGGGAGGAGATCTCCATGGAGCTGGGCTACCAGCTGCGGCACAGCCTCACCTTCCTGTGGGGCTACGTGACGCTGCCCGGGCTGCTGGCCCTGCTCTGCGTCTGCCTCATCCAGCTGCACCAGCCGGGAGCGGCCACCTACGTGGCCTGGAACAGCAGCTCGGTgagaccccagcccacccccggGACGGCCGCCAGCCTGGGGCTCcgggcccccccagcccccctgcCCAGCAGCACAGagccggctcctcctcctccaagccgcacccttctctctgcccccagagccaggaggcacGGCAGCCCTACCCGAGGAgcaccctgggctgggccacctgCCTCAGCGTGCTCACCCTCCTGCCGCTGCCGGTGCAGCCCCTCTACCACTGGTGGAATCACCAGGACCCCGCGGTCGCCGACGCCTGCAACAAGCCGCTGTCCAAGAAGAAGCCTGCGCTGCCCCCCAAGCCCGAGCCCCTGCCGTGGGCCAAGCTGCAGGGGGACAGCCTGAGCCTGGGCTCCCAGGACAAAATCTACGAGAGCTCCTCGTTCAGCCTGCCCCTGGTCACCTCGGCCTTCTCCATGGTCAGCAGCAACCTGGCCCTCTCCAGGCAGGCGAGCCCGGCCCTGCCGGCCGCCGAGAGCAGCAGCGGGCAGCGGGCCGAGGCCCccgagggagaggaggaggcgcCTGCCCCGTGACCCGGCGGAGGCCGTGCGGGTGCCCGTCCGCTCCGGACCATCGCGCCTGCCAGAGCGCCGCGGGGGTGGGCCCTGGCAGCCGCGCCCCCTCTCGCTCGGCCCTGGAAGGAAGTGGACCGCCCAGCAGCTGGTTCTCCCGACCAGTGGCGGTTCTGGTGCACGGAACCGCCGCCCCCGGGGTGGGAGGACTCGGAAGAGGAACCTGCTCGCCGGCCGGACCTAGGGCGCCCTTGCTCTCTGCGGAGTGGGGGGCCATGCTGGCACGGTGGGCGCGGACAGAGACAGCCCCCACCCGCCTCTCCGCCGGGTCAACGCCCCCGCTGCCCTCCCAGAAGGGGCGGAGCCAACAATAAATGGGTCCCGGGGGAGCCCAAGCTCGGAGCGAGGGCGGAGCGATCTGCACCAGGGCGCGCTTACCTGGGCGCGGCCACGCACCCCGGCTTAGGGACACACGCGGTGAGTTCCCGGGACCCCGTGTGCCGCTCTGGAGCTCCGCGGTGGGTGACTGGTGGCCGCGCTGCACCTCCGGGGGGCTCGCTCTGTCCCACGAGTGCCGCCACGCGCAGGCCCGGGGCGCGCGGCCACCTGGCTTCCACGGGCTGGGGACACTGGAGAGCCTGCATCTGCGGGCGGTGACGGCCCCGCCCCTCGGAATGCCAGGGTTAGGGCGGCCCCGCGGGGTGCAGGCTGCCCCCACCGAGGTGACCAGGAAGCCCAGAGCCTCTCACCCCAGCGCCCACACTTGGCTGTCAGTGCGGAGACACCGAGCCGCCCCGTACACCGGGTGTGAGGGAAGCTCCTTTGGTTACAGTGGCTGCGAGCAGAAGTTCTTAATTTCcgtccccccccccgccccagtttACGGGGCCCTGCGCTCGCTCTGGGGGTgacagcctgggagtgcagcccgggggccagcaggtggagggctggcccctctgcctcctcccctcacccctaGGTCTCTTTCCCCCAGGGCAGGCCACCTCAGCCACCACGGTGTCTCCAGGTGTGGGAGAGGCCGCCTGAGACCCCCGTGTGCCCCGAGTGAGAGCAGGGCTGGCTCGGAGAagctcccaggcccctcctcgttttttaaaattttctcagagacagagtgctcccatctgctggttcacgccccaaatgcccacagtgccagGAGCTGGGCGCTCAGCTGAGatctgtggggggcggggggcgggggacagGGACCCACCCACCCGCgccatcgcctgctgtctcccagagtgcacggTGCAGGCAGCTGTGTGGGACTGCACCCCACGCAGGCAACGTAGCTGAGCCTCCAGCCCCGAGACCCCCTCCTGGCGCTGCCGTGGTCCGGCAGAGCGACAGGCAGGCCGGGCCGGGCTCCTTCACCAGGCCTCCTCTCCGAAGGCAGACACCGCGGGGGTCTCAGAGAAGAGGACGAACAGCCCCGGGAATCCaggtcttcccccccccccccttttcttcctaagaggtagagttacagacagagggatagagagggatCTTCGTTCTACTTTCCAGGCCGTaagcagcagccgggacaagaaccggtgccgacaagaaccggcgcccgtatgggatgctggcgccacaggcggaggcctagcctcctatgccacagcgcggccCCTAGATTCAGCTAACAACTGctgtgggtcactccccaaatggctgaagccaggagtttcttccgggtctcccacgtgggtgcagggcccgagcacttgggccatcctccactgctttcccaggcgcagcagcaaggagctgggtcggaGGTGGAGCGGCCGCACGGATGCTGGCCCGGCAGGCGGCCACAACCCGCGGCCCCCAGCCGCAGCCGCTTCTCAGAGGGGGTGTAGCAGCCGGCTGCGTCCGGCAGGTGGCGCTGCGGCGCTGCCGTTGAGGCATCGCCCTGGTTTCTTCCCGGTTCCGAGATCTGCAGACCAGCGGCGCACGCCGGTCTCTGAACGGGAGACTCCCCGGTGCGCGTG contains:
- the LOC133747585 gene encoding uncharacterized protein LOC133747585 — translated: MSTKNEAPLPQNGELPSSQSDEVTGRRVEARDVEPQRLVHSQSKSLSAANLSPLPVRAKLLRPEDVEEDTQDVDTLSSYVWSEQDSEDVLESAEKGESKEDAPVERPSWANKMEYLLAQAGFSVGLGTIWRFPYLCFHNGGGSFLIIYILMLFLVGVPLLFLEMAAGQRLRQGSIGVWKVISPWIGGVGYASFTVCIIVASYNSVLMAWSLFYLIQSFQSPLPWALCPMMNSSALDPECTRTSSTTYFWYRKMLKATDEIELGGLPVLHLSLSLFATWSIICISMIKGLRSTGKMLYVSVLLPYIILFCLLIRSLLLEGAYFGLKSLLATKATALYSMEVWRRTGNQLFLSTGPGFGSFTAISSYIPRSNNCVTDAFAVALLNLAASMTATLVVFAIMGHLATVDTKKCYLKNADTVVKLAATGVLPPEALPPDSLYQDPSAIYMKWIQGLPTEIKNKVMEGPGVAFVAFTDLISVFSGPTFWSIIIFLMLANLGLSTMIGIMQGIITPLQDTFSALRRHANLLTVGVCMSMFLGSLIFARPSGSYLVNLLDDYWASLPLFFIVIVENVAMAWIYGARRFLADVIVMLGHALSPVYRWLWSCLSPVVMLILFVTTLIHLCVKSITYVAWDSSISDEVIRVYPRWTNVLLVVLIITTILPIPAYFLYILMKVAFPVSKTQSPSAGIHSDRTDVSWLRTSGCCRRLCSASPGSPREFGACKERAMEPYEESSDVTVDEPSPKLCPSSSLSWMFKAKGVRAARVQNYFTQSKRTGTVLTSIAFSVGMGSLWRFPYLCHRNGGGSFILIYFLMLLFLGIPLLYMEMMIGQWLRVDNIRVWKRLVPWLGGLSYVSILACMLVSCYNSAITSWSIFYLGNAFHPTLPWDSCPLLKNSSGPGFSCLQTVPHQHFWYHSALQASGHIEDELQALVLTLSLGIFTTWIFLSFILVTGIKIWMSMLTFQVLLLYIFLLCFFIRGLFLEGAASSLSRMVTTELSALASLDLWRQAGGHILYSLGLGTGTVITFSSYKAGSDSCVRVASFVALVSLLTSLLATSIIFLVLGFWASTSGPACVEKNVSNLMELVSMGVLPRDASPPEDLSTCPLKFLAWVASLPQHLQPQVVHRAPPCSVKKQTEKLMEGPGLAYAAFSQVVSLFPGASFWAIVFFLALLTTGLGPLMRLLQSVVLPLQNSVPVFARHPKLAPVIVCSGGLLGSLAFGSRAGSYLVSLVDDHLVPLTLVVVVTFQNMALVCIYGARRAREEISMELGYQLRHSLTFLWGYVTLPGLLALLCVCLIQLHQPGAATYVAWNSSSSQEARQPYPRSTLGWATCLSVLTLLPLPVQPLYHWWNHQDPAVADACNKPLSKKKPALPPKPEPLPWAKLQGDSLSLGSQDKIYESSSFSLPLVTSAFSMVSSNLALSRQASPALPAAESSSGQRAEAPEGEEEAPAP